In Nocardioides daphniae, the DNA window GCTCGACCCCGAGTGCGGTGACGTCCTCGTCGACCAGGACTCGCACGGGTGCCAGCTCCGCCTCGGCGCGCTCAGCCGCCCGCTTCCTGGACCGGGAGGACAGCACCACGGCGGCCCCGATGAAGACGGCGACCAGCACGAGCGGGAACAGGAGCTCCATGCGTCCAGCGTAGGCAGGTGGTCCAATCCACCTCAGCCACCCGGAGCGGCCACGAAGAAGGTGGAGGTCGCGGTCTCCCCCGAGAACCACGACCTGCCACCACGTGGCTGGCGCTCCGGCCCGTCCCCCGATCGGGCCGCCAGCGCGAGCATGGGACAACCCTGCTCCGCCCGGTCGGTCACGCGCATCCGTAGTCCTACGTATTTCAGCCTGCGCGTCTCGTGGTGGGCGCTGTCACGGAGCGATAGATTGCTCGGGTGTTCTCACGGTGCACGGGCCGCGAGCGGCTCCTCGACGGGCTGGTCGACGTACTGGCGACCGCCCGCTGGGTCACGGTCACCGGTCCCCACGGATGCGGCAAGACCCTGGTGGTCCGCCACGCCACGCAGAGCCTCGACGCGGTCTGGGTCGACGCCGTCGGGCTCAGCTCGGCCGACGAGGTGCTGGCCGCCTGCGTCGACACCCTCCAGTACGACCGCGCCCCCGGCGACACCCTGCACGGGGCGCTCGGCCGCGGGCTCGACGACTCCGGCGCCCTGCTCGTCGTCGACGGCCTCGAGCTCGACGACGCCTCCCTGGGGCCCGTCTTCCAGGAGGTCATGGAGGCCACCACCCGGGGTCGGCTCGTCGTCACCTCCACCTCGCAGACCGGCCAGGTGGGCGAGCGCGTCGTCCGGGTCGGCCCCCTGCCCGTCCCGGGACCGATCGGCCCCCTGACGGGCTCAGCCGTCCAGCTCTTCGTGCAGCGGGTGCAGGAGGCCGGCAGCCAGGTTGACCTGACCGCACACGAGGACGAGGTGCGACGACTGCTCCGGGCCACCGGCGGCCTTCCCCTCCTGATCGAGCAGGTGGCCGTGCAGTGCGCGCTGCTCGGCGTGGCCGGGGTCGCGCCGCAGGCGACGTTGAGCGAGGCGTTCCGGGGCTCGTACGACGTGCTCGCGCCCGAGGCGCAGCGTGGGCTGCGACGGCTCGCACACCTCGACTCGCACGCCAGCATCGAGGTGCTGGCCGCGATCTGCGAGGTCGACCTCCCCACCGCCCGGCAGCTGGCCTCCCAGCTCGTGCGGCGCAACCTCCTCGAAGTGCATCCCGACGGCCGTTTCGCCCTGCTCGCCCCGGTCCGGGCCTTCGCCCTCACCCGGGCCGACGAGACCGACCGTCAGCGCTGCCACGCCGGGCTGCAGCGCTGGGCCGACTCGGTGCCCCGGACGACGACAACTTCGGCGCGGCCGACGCGGTCTGGCTGACCGACTTCCCCGCCATGCGGGCGGCCGTGCTGACCGCGTGCGCCGACCCGGCCACGCGAGACCTCGGCTACTCCCTGGCCAACCGGATCTTCTCCTCCCTCTACACCTCGGCGGGCGCGCGACGCCGTCGAGGTGCTGGAGGCCGCCCTGCGCAGCGGCGACGGTCCTGCCTCGATCGGCGCCCAGCTGGCCCGCCGCGCCGGCATCGCCGCCTCCGAGGTCCGGGGCACCTACGAGGGTCTGTGGCTGCTCGACCGTGCCGACGAGCACGCCCAGCTCGCACCCGACCCGACCCTGGAGCTGGCCCGTACGGCCGCCATCCGGGCGGAGATGCACCTCGACGCGGGCGACTTCACCCGGGCCGAGGCGGAGGCTCGGCGTGCGATCGAGCTCGACGCCCGGGGCCACGGCGCCAACCGCCAAGCCATGCGCACCCTGGTCGACGTGCACGTCTCACGTGCGGAGTTCTCCGCTGCGACGTCGCTCGCCAGCCAGGTCATCCGCTCCCAGAGCGGCGACAGCGAGGCCTGGGTCAGCCTCTCGACCCGCGTACTGATGGGTCGCACCGCACTGGAGCAGGGTCGGTTGGCCGAGGCCCAGGCCTTCGCGCGCACCGCCGCCGCGGAGGCCCGCGGGCTCGCCGAGGACCGGATCCAGCTGCTCGCCGAGACCCTGCTCCGGCAGATCGACCCGTCCGCCCCGATCACGACCACCGAGCGGGCCTCGCTGCCCTGGGCCGTCCGGCTGCCGGTGCTCCTGCAGGACGCCCGCGACCTGCTCGAGAGTGGCGAGGCGGCGGAGGCCAAGTGGCTCGCTGCCGACGTCGTCGCCCTGGCCGACAGCTGCCAGCTGGGGCGCGACGCCGTCGACGCACGACTCATCCTGGCCTTCTCCCTGCTCGAGCTCGGCGACCTGACCCAGGCTGCCCAGACCTTCCGTACGGCGCTGGAGCAGGCCGTGGCGATGCCGATGCCGCTCCGGGTCGCGGACGCACTGGACGGGATGGCCCTGGTCGCCGAGGCGCAGGACCTGCGCGACGGGCGTACCTTGGCCACCGTGGCCGCCGCGGTCCGCGAGCACCACGGAGCTGCTCCCTGGGGCCTGCTGGCCCGGCGCCGGCCCCTCGCCGCACGCGTCCTGCCGACGGGCTGGCTGGAGGCTGGGCGACTGACTCCCCTAGGGCTGCGTCACGCGAAGGTGACGCACCACCAGACGGAGGTGGAGGACACCGTCCTGGAGGCCTTGACCCGGGCCGAGCGCGAGATCGCCGACCGGGTCGCCGACGGGCTCACGAGCCGCCAGATCGCCCAGGAGCTCTTCGTCTCCCCGCGCACGGTCGACAGCCACCTGACGAACATCTACCGCAAGCTCGACATCAACACCCGTGCCCGGCTCGCCGCCATGGTGGCCGACACCCGCTGACCGCCACGCTGCTGACGACCCCGGACGTGGCAATCCCGCCCCGGGAGCCGCAGCGGGCTCCCGGGGCGGGACGTCAGTGGGTGCTCAGGAGTAGTCGTGGAAGCCGCGCTTGGTCTTGCGACCCAGGCGACCCTCGGCGACGACCTGCTCGAGGAGCGGGGCGGGGGCGAAACCGTCGTGCTTGAACTCGGCGTGCAGCTCCTTCTGGATGGCCAGTGAGACGTCGTTGCCCACGACGTCGAGGAGCTCGAAGGGACCGAGGGGCAGCTTCACGTCCTCCTTGATCGCCGCGTCGATCGTGGCCATGTCGGCCCGACCGGACTCGAGGGCCTTCACGGCGTCGTTGAGGTAGGGGAAGAGCAGCGCGTTGACGATGAAGCCGGCACGGTCGCCGCACGAGACGGCCACCTTGCCGAGCACGCTGCACAGGGCACGGGTCGTCTCGTCGACCTCGGCGGAGGTGGAGGCGGTGGTGACGACCTCGACCAGCTTCATGACCGGGGCCGGGTTGAAGAAGTGCATGCCGATGACCCACTCGGGGCGCGAGGTGGTCTGCGCCAGGGTGGTGATCGGCAGCGACGAGGTGGTCGTCGCCAGGATCGCACCCTGCTTGCAGATGCGGTCCAGGTCGGAGAAGAGCTGGGTCTTCACGGCAAGGTCCTCGGCGATGGCCTCGACCACCAGGTCGACCTCGGCGAGCGCCTCACGCTCGGTGGCGCCGGTGAGTCGGCCCAGCACCTCGGCCTTGGCCTCCTCGGTCAGCTTGCCCTTCGAGATCGCGCGGTCGAGCGACTTGGTGATCCCGGCGACGACGCCGTCGAGCTTCTCCTGGCTGCGACCGACGAAGACCACGTCGAAGCCGCCCTTGGCGAAGACCTCGACGATGCCGGCGGCCATGGTGCCGGTGCCGACGACACCGACGGTACGGACGTCGTGGCGCAGCTGCGGGGCAGCGGTCTCACTGCCGTCGGCGGCCGCGAGGGTGGTGGCCCCCTCCTGCACCCGCTGCTCCAGGAGCGCTGCGGGCTTGTGGAGCTCGTCGCCGGTCACGGCGTACTGGGCAGCCAGGAGGTCGCGAACCTTCTCCAGGCCGAGCTCCTCGACGGCGGCGAGCGGACCCACGGGGTAACCGCACCCGAAGCGCATGGCGGCGTCGATGTCGTCACGCGAGGCGTAACCCTCGGCGTACATGCGGATCGCGTGGTTCAGGTACGGCAGCACCAGGTCGTTCGTGAGCTGTGCGGTGCCAGCAGCGGTCTCAGTCATGGACGCACCATGCCAGCCTTACCCATCGGTAACAAGAGGCTTGCGGCGTATATATCGAGACGAGCACCACATTGACGAACGCACTTCCCAATGCTGTGGAACTGAGTCCCGCAGGCTCACGCAAGAGGGGCTCGGATGGCACGGAACTGAGTCCCACCCGGTAGATTCCCTGCCG includes these proteins:
- a CDS encoding LuxR C-terminal-related transcriptional regulator — translated: MLEAALRSGDGPASIGAQLARRAGIAASEVRGTYEGLWLLDRADEHAQLAPDPTLELARTAAIRAEMHLDAGDFTRAEAEARRAIELDARGHGANRQAMRTLVDVHVSRAEFSAATSLASQVIRSQSGDSEAWVSLSTRVLMGRTALEQGRLAEAQAFARTAAAEARGLAEDRIQLLAETLLRQIDPSAPITTTERASLPWAVRLPVLLQDARDLLESGEAAEAKWLAADVVALADSCQLGRDAVDARLILAFSLLELGDLTQAAQTFRTALEQAVAMPMPLRVADALDGMALVAEAQDLRDGRTLATVAAAVREHHGAAPWGLLARRRPLAARVLPTGWLEAGRLTPLGLRHAKVTHHQTEVEDTVLEALTRAEREIADRVADGLTSRQIAQELFVSPRTVDSHLTNIYRKLDINTRARLAAMVADTR
- a CDS encoding 3-hydroxyacyl-CoA dehydrogenase NAD-binding domain-containing protein, translated to MTETAAGTAQLTNDLVLPYLNHAIRMYAEGYASRDDIDAAMRFGCGYPVGPLAAVEELGLEKVRDLLAAQYAVTGDELHKPAALLEQRVQEGATTLAAADGSETAAPQLRHDVRTVGVVGTGTMAAGIVEVFAKGGFDVVFVGRSQEKLDGVVAGITKSLDRAISKGKLTEEAKAEVLGRLTGATEREALAEVDLVVEAIAEDLAVKTQLFSDLDRICKQGAILATTTSSLPITTLAQTTSRPEWVIGMHFFNPAPVMKLVEVVTTASTSAEVDETTRALCSVLGKVAVSCGDRAGFIVNALLFPYLNDAVKALESGRADMATIDAAIKEDVKLPLGPFELLDVVGNDVSLAIQKELHAEFKHDGFAPAPLLEQVVAEGRLGRKTKRGFHDYS